One part of the Bdellovibrio bacteriovorus genome encodes these proteins:
- a CDS encoding penicillin-binding transpeptidase domain-containing protein → MSSKNNYKLLKLLVFSGACLVGLYSLLGFTSSADSQEVQAHKKIKSQLEQRTQLAKAIGSKVRANDLPESLKIPWNGEEQAVKLNYTIDDTLQREADRLLKSYKPDYGAVFMIDAMTGEVLVMSSFQRDDADAPNLNLQATFPAASVFKVVTATAAVDKAGVSPESKIRYNGGAYTLYKKNVLSDKVTRWTNVITLKDAFARSINTAFGRLSIENLHPEDLNEYANRFMFNQEIPADFPVEMGVAYVPPGKGFEMAEVASGYNKTNRMSPVQGAMIAAAVANDGQVVIPYLVRNVTDEKGESLYEGSTLNNGTIMTKESAAKVRELMERTVLAGTSRRSFRPITKDRKFREIEMGGKTGHLTGDNPRGRTDWFVGYAQDGERKIAVAAITVNKKFWTVKSAHLGQSMFRKYFGPVVSNQPKNGRVVSSTK, encoded by the coding sequence ATGTCATCTAAAAACAATTATAAGTTGCTAAAACTGCTCGTTTTTTCAGGAGCTTGCCTGGTAGGCCTTTATTCTCTGTTAGGTTTTACGTCCTCTGCGGACAGCCAAGAGGTTCAAGCTCACAAGAAAATCAAATCTCAACTTGAACAGCGCACTCAGTTGGCAAAAGCCATTGGCTCGAAAGTTCGCGCCAATGATCTGCCAGAGTCTCTTAAGATCCCATGGAACGGCGAAGAGCAGGCCGTGAAATTGAACTACACCATCGACGACACTCTTCAACGTGAAGCCGACCGCCTGCTGAAATCCTACAAGCCTGACTATGGCGCGGTCTTTATGATCGACGCAATGACCGGAGAAGTTCTGGTAATGTCGAGCTTCCAGCGTGACGATGCCGATGCTCCGAACCTGAATCTGCAGGCCACGTTCCCGGCCGCTTCCGTTTTCAAGGTTGTCACGGCCACAGCGGCAGTTGATAAAGCCGGCGTCAGCCCTGAAAGCAAGATCCGCTACAACGGCGGCGCTTACACTCTGTACAAGAAAAACGTTCTTTCTGACAAAGTGACCCGTTGGACCAACGTGATCACCCTGAAAGACGCCTTCGCCCGCTCGATCAACACGGCTTTCGGTCGTCTGAGCATCGAAAACCTGCACCCCGAAGACCTGAACGAATACGCCAACCGCTTCATGTTCAATCAGGAAATCCCCGCGGACTTCCCGGTTGAAATGGGTGTGGCTTACGTTCCGCCAGGCAAAGGCTTTGAAATGGCTGAAGTGGCTTCCGGTTACAACAAAACCAACCGCATGAGCCCGGTTCAAGGCGCAATGATCGCCGCTGCTGTCGCCAACGACGGTCAGGTTGTAATCCCTTACCTTGTGCGCAATGTGACTGATGAAAAAGGCGAATCCCTTTACGAGGGTTCAACTTTGAACAACGGCACGATCATGACCAAAGAATCCGCCGCGAAAGTGCGAGAGCTGATGGAAAGAACAGTCCTGGCAGGAACCTCCCGCCGCTCGTTCCGCCCGATCACCAAAGACCGCAAGTTCCGTGAAATCGAAATGGGCGGTAAAACCGGTCACCTGACTGGCGACAACCCAAGAGGTCGCACTGACTGGTTCGTGGGCTACGCCCAAGATGGCGAACGCAAGATCGCGGTTGCTGCTATCACTGTGAACAAAAAATTCTGGACAGTTAAATCTGCGCATTTGGGTCAGTCCATGTTCCGCAAATACTTCGGCCCAGTGGTTTCGAACCAACCTAAAAACGGGCGCGTGGTTTCTTCCACCAAGTAG
- a CDS encoding peroxiredoxin, protein MPMINQPAPHFAAQAVFDGGEVTDISLNDFKGKWVVLFFYPLDFTFVCPTELTQFREHLKEFHNAGATVIGCSVDSVHSHKRWLRDDLGNLGYPLMADLTKRIARDYGVLFEDRGIATRGTFIIDPDQKIQYMGIHNTSVGRDAKEILRVLQGCQTGELCQAGWKVGDEHITPLK, encoded by the coding sequence ATGCCAATGATTAATCAACCCGCTCCGCACTTTGCAGCTCAGGCTGTGTTTGATGGCGGCGAAGTTACAGATATTTCACTGAACGACTTCAAAGGTAAATGGGTGGTTCTGTTCTTCTATCCGCTGGATTTCACTTTCGTATGCCCGACGGAACTGACTCAGTTCCGCGAGCACCTGAAGGAATTCCACAATGCGGGTGCGACTGTTATCGGTTGCAGCGTGGACTCTGTACACTCTCACAAACGCTGGTTGCGTGATGACCTTGGAAACCTGGGTTATCCACTGATGGCCGATCTGACAAAACGTATTGCCCGTGATTACGGCGTGCTGTTTGAAGATCGTGGTATTGCGACCCGCGGCACCTTCATCATCGATCCAGACCAAAAAATTCAGTACATGGGCATCCACAATACATCCGTGGGCCGTGATGCTAAAGAAATCCTGCGCGTGCTTCAGGGCTGCCAGACCGGAGAGCTTTGCCAGGCCGGCTGGAAAGTGGGCGACGAACACATCACTCCACTGAAGTAA
- a CDS encoding response regulator, protein MAKILIVDDQKSVLLTLEALLIKDNHLVTACMNSIDALDKLTNEHFDLMITDAIMPGGATGYALIRTVRSNPQLAHLPVILLTGKREKADIERGIESGANDYVVKPVDPELLSAKIQNLLAKTEKDTAHFVEAPVHAKAEWETKTEIMAVSELGMTIKSNIPMPLGMVTRISSSLYEDIGISKVPLRITACEETKTATETFYKIQVHFVGLTEKELTPLRLWIRSKKTF, encoded by the coding sequence ATGGCTAAAATACTGATCGTGGATGATCAAAAAAGTGTGTTACTGACTTTAGAGGCTCTGTTGATCAAGGACAATCACCTGGTCACGGCCTGCATGAATTCGATTGATGCTTTGGATAAGCTGACCAATGAACATTTTGATCTGATGATCACAGATGCCATCATGCCGGGCGGAGCCACCGGTTATGCCCTGATTCGCACGGTTCGCAGCAATCCCCAACTGGCGCACCTGCCGGTGATTTTGCTGACGGGGAAGAGGGAAAAGGCTGATATCGAACGAGGCATTGAATCCGGCGCGAATGACTATGTGGTGAAACCAGTGGACCCGGAGCTGCTTTCTGCCAAGATTCAAAACCTGCTGGCGAAAACTGAGAAAGACACTGCTCACTTTGTTGAAGCCCCCGTGCATGCGAAGGCCGAATGGGAAACCAAGACAGAGATCATGGCGGTGTCTGAGCTGGGGATGACAATCAAATCAAACATTCCGATGCCTTTGGGGATGGTGACCCGAATTTCCAGCAGCCTTTATGAAGACATTGGTATCAGCAAGGTGCCGTTGAGAATTACGGCCTGCGAGGAAACCAAAACCGCGACCGAAACCTTTTATAAGATCCAGGTGCATTTTGTTGGTTTGACGGAAAAAGAACTGACACCACTGCGTCTGTGGATTCGTTCCAAAAAGACGTTTTAG
- a CDS encoding response regulator, with amino-acid sequence MGSASFLKNLLTRFGVEFGLMGLIGLGLLTFQHPELLKLSQYSERPLSELTEVLRTTEQILVRAEAAQDRFLVSRQPTDLQSYNSEITALNGQLARMSQLVRNKPREHAMAVKLGHLIRAHIETANTQVMNPQRRPAQTEESLDKTRYQIRHQLVEMQAASAPAIKFKPTKEGKNFLLGLCAAIALIVVSRVLQRKEQRETRKAVEALQGKSILLDTILNSMSEALIVVDQNGWFTHYNAAAQRIIGSRIKEIATDSSVEQLGFFNLEAGRPFTRKELPLYRALSGDRVDDQEIFVQNAEHPDGIYISLSSRPLNDIDGGISGALIVFKDISRRKMVEQEWIRAREAALEASQKKSDFLAAMSHEIRTPMNGVIGMTTLLADTHLNPEQTDYVGNIKRSAESLLMLINDLLDHSKIEAGKIRLDPQPLDLQFLVEDVLEMFKPTVAEKNIGLECRFDGRNLWHYRADAGRLRQILVNLMGNAVKFTEKGFVRLEVSSRGDSDGKTALLFEIKDTGQGLQEHEKRSLFQKYFQAKAGMKFGGTGLGLSICKQLVDLMGGEIGVESVPGVGSNFWFMVNLEECAGEVQLQSSEIRFAKIFSGHVLVAEDQIVNQRVAESYLTKLGLKVEIAGNGQIALEKARSKSYDLIFMDCQMPVLNGYEATKQLRLLENTLGRKTPVVALTAEGTSGERKSCYEAGMDDFLTKPLELHKLIATLHRWLKPSEKNLDLKALESLKDLISNDRSLTEVLIEDLEQTGPVLLHEIREGIEARNLEKISEAAHALKSSAATLGAKQVSELCQKLEDLQDFTEAEFLLKQTERKFFESLSELKTYSSRVRAA; translated from the coding sequence ATGGGCTCAGCATCGTTTCTTAAAAATCTGCTGACACGCTTTGGAGTGGAGTTCGGTCTGATGGGTCTCATCGGGTTGGGGCTTCTTACGTTCCAGCACCCCGAGCTTTTAAAGCTGAGCCAGTACTCTGAACGACCTTTGAGTGAACTGACCGAAGTGCTTCGCACAACAGAGCAGATTCTGGTGCGCGCCGAAGCGGCCCAGGATCGATTCCTGGTGTCCCGTCAGCCCACCGACTTGCAGTCTTATAACAGTGAAATCACCGCTTTGAACGGGCAACTGGCCAGAATGTCGCAATTGGTGCGCAACAAACCCCGCGAACACGCCATGGCCGTAAAGCTGGGGCATCTGATTCGGGCGCACATTGAAACGGCCAACACGCAAGTGATGAATCCGCAGCGCCGTCCGGCGCAGACCGAAGAGTCTTTGGATAAAACCCGCTATCAGATCCGCCATCAACTGGTCGAGATGCAGGCGGCGTCCGCACCCGCGATTAAATTCAAACCCACCAAAGAAGGTAAGAACTTCCTGCTGGGCTTGTGTGCGGCGATTGCTTTGATCGTGGTCAGTCGTGTTTTGCAAAGAAAAGAACAGCGCGAAACCCGCAAGGCTGTGGAAGCCCTGCAGGGAAAATCCATTCTGCTGGATACAATCCTGAATTCCATGAGCGAGGCCCTGATCGTCGTGGATCAGAATGGCTGGTTTACCCATTACAATGCAGCCGCGCAACGAATCATCGGCTCCCGGATCAAGGAAATTGCAACTGATTCCAGTGTGGAACAGTTGGGGTTCTTTAATCTTGAGGCCGGTCGCCCGTTCACGCGGAAAGAGCTGCCGTTGTATCGTGCGCTTAGTGGTGATCGCGTGGATGATCAGGAGATTTTTGTTCAAAATGCCGAGCATCCAGACGGAATTTATATTTCTCTTTCCAGCCGTCCGCTGAACGACATTGACGGCGGCATATCCGGCGCCCTGATTGTGTTTAAGGATATCAGCCGTCGCAAGATGGTCGAACAGGAATGGATCCGCGCCCGTGAGGCCGCGTTAGAGGCGTCTCAGAAAAAATCGGATTTCCTTGCGGCGATGAGCCACGAAATCCGCACGCCGATGAATGGCGTGATCGGTATGACGACGTTGTTGGCGGACACGCATCTGAATCCGGAACAGACCGACTATGTCGGAAATATCAAACGTTCGGCGGAGTCCTTGTTGATGCTGATCAATGATCTTTTGGATCATTCAAAAATCGAAGCGGGCAAGATCCGCCTGGATCCGCAGCCGCTGGATCTGCAGTTCCTGGTGGAAGACGTGCTGGAGATGTTCAAGCCCACGGTGGCGGAAAAGAACATCGGTCTTGAGTGCCGCTTTGATGGCCGGAATCTTTGGCATTACCGCGCCGATGCCGGACGCCTGCGCCAGATTCTGGTGAATCTGATGGGGAACGCGGTGAAGTTCACGGAAAAAGGCTTTGTCCGTCTGGAAGTTTCCAGTCGTGGCGACAGCGACGGCAAAACGGCATTGTTGTTTGAAATTAAGGACACCGGTCAGGGACTGCAAGAGCATGAAAAGCGCTCGCTGTTCCAGAAGTACTTCCAGGCAAAAGCCGGAATGAAGTTTGGTGGCACAGGGTTGGGGCTTTCCATTTGTAAACAGCTTGTGGATCTGATGGGTGGCGAGATTGGCGTTGAAAGTGTGCCCGGTGTCGGATCCAATTTCTGGTTTATGGTGAACCTTGAAGAATGCGCGGGGGAAGTGCAGCTGCAGAGTTCAGAGATTCGTTTTGCCAAGATTTTCTCAGGCCATGTGCTGGTCGCTGAAGATCAGATCGTCAATCAGCGGGTGGCTGAAAGTTATCTGACCAAGCTGGGTTTGAAAGTGGAAATCGCCGGCAACGGTCAGATCGCTTTGGAAAAAGCCCGCAGCAAGTCCTATGACTTGATCTTTATGGACTGCCAGATGCCAGTCTTAAATGGCTATGAAGCGACAAAGCAGCTTCGCCTGTTGGAAAACACCCTGGGCCGCAAAACCCCGGTGGTGGCGCTCACAGCCGAGGGCACCAGTGGTGAACGAAAGAGCTGCTATGAAGCAGGCATGGACGACTTTTTGACGAAGCCTTTGGAGCTTCATAAACTGATCGCGACCTTGCATCGCTGGTTGAAGCCGTCAGAGAAAAATCTGGATCTGAAAGCTTTGGAGAGTCTGAAAGATCTGATTTCAAATGATCGCAGCCTGACAGAAGTGCTGATCGAGGATCTGGAGCAAACAGGGCCTGTGTTGTTGCACGAAATTCGTGAGGGTATCGAGGCCAGGAACCTGGAAAAGATCTCTGAAGCGGCCCACGCTCTGAAATCCAGTGCGGCGACTTTGGGGGCCAAACAGGTGTCTGAGCTTTGTCAGAAGCTGGAGGATCTGCAGGACTTTACCGAAGCAGAGTTTTTACTGAAACAGACGGAACGCAAGTTTTTTGAAAGTCTTTCGGAGTTAAAGACATACTCCTCCAGAGTGAGGGCGGCATAA
- a CDS encoding exodeoxyribonuclease III yields MKIISWNVNGIRACHKKGLLDFVNREKPDIFCIQETKAHIDQVENELKKLTWNHSYWSSAVKKGYSGVATFVNEEPKNVEYGWGISEYQSEGRIIISDHGPFDLYNIYFPNGGSGDVRHNFKQQFLKDLNLHLKEKLATGRQVVVVGDYNVAHEAIDVHDPVRLSKVSGFFPEERAWFDSFVDLGFIDTFRYFKPSEAKRYSWWDYRQMARISNRGWRIDYICVSKGLEKYLASADILDQVEGSDHCPVVATLDI; encoded by the coding sequence GTGAAAATCATCTCTTGGAATGTGAATGGAATTAGGGCTTGTCACAAGAAAGGTCTTCTCGATTTTGTGAACAGGGAAAAGCCGGATATTTTCTGTATTCAGGAGACAAAAGCTCACATTGATCAGGTGGAAAATGAACTGAAGAAACTCACCTGGAATCATTCTTACTGGTCCTCGGCTGTTAAAAAAGGTTATTCGGGCGTGGCGACGTTTGTGAATGAAGAGCCAAAAAACGTGGAATACGGCTGGGGTATTTCTGAATACCAGTCAGAAGGCCGCATCATCATTTCCGATCACGGTCCTTTTGATCTGTACAACATCTATTTCCCGAACGGCGGTTCCGGCGATGTTCGTCATAACTTCAAGCAACAATTTCTGAAAGATCTGAATCTGCATCTGAAAGAAAAGCTGGCGACCGGACGTCAGGTGGTTGTGGTCGGGGATTATAACGTGGCTCACGAGGCCATCGACGTCCATGATCCTGTCCGTCTGTCCAAAGTCAGCGGCTTCTTCCCTGAAGAACGTGCCTGGTTTGATTCATTCGTGGACCTTGGTTTCATCGACACCTTCCGTTATTTCAAGCCGTCCGAAGCAAAGCGTTACTCCTGGTGGGATTATCGCCAAATGGCACGCATTTCAAACCGCGGCTGGAGAATTGACTACATCTGTGTCTCAAAAGGCCTTGAGAAATACCTGGCTTCAGCAGATATTCTCGACCAAGTCGAAGGCTCGGACCACTGCCCGGTCGTAGCCACTTTGGATATCTAG
- a CDS encoding TetR/AcrR family transcriptional regulator, giving the protein MKTKERILVTSIELFNRSGVVAITTNHIAKAMDISPGNLYFHYDNKEEILIELFKRMAKETYDVWRPSRAKKSTPLVFISDNFELYWRYRFFHREMYALRRRDQQLAKMWRNHIQKMMKLMVILYRQWVKDGKMVKIAEVSEMQYIAESLLAMATTFLQFFESAEKQPGKRSIERGKRHVARLLLPYTSGETKNEFEKFLKS; this is encoded by the coding sequence ATGAAGACCAAAGAACGCATTCTCGTCACCTCCATCGAACTCTTCAATCGCAGCGGCGTTGTGGCTATCACGACAAATCATATCGCGAAAGCCATGGATATCAGCCCCGGCAACCTGTATTTCCACTATGACAACAAGGAAGAGATCCTGATTGAGCTGTTTAAGAGAATGGCGAAAGAGACCTACGACGTCTGGCGCCCCAGCCGTGCCAAGAAGTCGACTCCGCTGGTCTTCATCAGCGACAACTTCGAGTTGTACTGGCGCTATCGTTTCTTCCACCGCGAAATGTACGCCCTTCGCCGCCGTGACCAGCAACTGGCGAAGATGTGGCGCAACCACATCCAGAAAATGATGAAACTGATGGTCATCCTTTACCGCCAGTGGGTGAAGGACGGCAAAATGGTGAAGATCGCCGAAGTTTCTGAAATGCAGTACATCGCCGAATCCCTGCTGGCGATGGCGACGACCTTCCTGCAGTTCTTTGAATCCGCAGAAAAGCAGCCCGGCAAGCGCAGCATCGAGCGTGGTAAACGCCACGTGGCCCGTCTGTTGTTGCCATATACTTCTGGCGAAACAAAGAACGAGTTTGAAAAATTTCTAAAGTCCTAG
- a CDS encoding protein adenylyltransferase SelO family protein, with amino-acid sequence MTMKHSGARKLQQVTNFYSSFDQLNGVHPWMEAVKDGFVSYKVRELQTGKVAYFNFILAKEMGLIPSDHPHQMTDDLQEKLIETFSLQIINEYDELTHRRIDPDTIRPHEYMATRYLQLQHSNKQGKTSGDGRGIWNGTVYHRGTTWDVSSRGTGVTCLAPGAVAAQKPLKTGGTEFGYGCGLAEIDELLGASILAEVMHLQGVRTERVLCVIDLGKGYGIGVRAAQNLIRPAHLFLYLKQERLDNLKSATDYLIDRQVMNKAWDIKPKGSAKYDEMLHEVSKAFGEFTALLDTDYIFAWLDWDGDNVLADAGIIDYGSVRQFGIRHDKYRYDDVERFSTNLNEQKQKARLIVQVFAQMVDYLKTKKKKPLREFAHHPAVQNFNKVFDNKRAERLLYRMGFNETQRSHILAKDGLFARFDKEYSFFERCKVSGNTEKVADGVNHPALYNMRTIMRDYPKFLQDSPLPFEKRWMTENNFFKTVLSGFAKNRDARMGEKQRRHIENFQSLYRELVQTAAGKNKPEHILKGISDRAEKLNSEKRITGNALIEMVEEIITEKKKGLSMEQIQKIIDKLVFEQNGMPEIPTGRFYKELQQTPAVKMDLYARLLSLVEEHKESI; translated from the coding sequence ATGACGATGAAACATAGCGGCGCGAGAAAGTTACAACAAGTGACGAACTTTTATTCGTCCTTTGATCAGCTCAACGGCGTGCATCCTTGGATGGAAGCAGTAAAAGACGGCTTTGTATCTTATAAAGTGCGTGAACTGCAAACTGGCAAAGTCGCCTATTTCAATTTCATTCTCGCCAAAGAAATGGGACTGATCCCTTCCGACCATCCTCATCAAATGACGGATGATCTTCAGGAAAAACTGATTGAGACTTTCTCTCTGCAAATCATCAACGAATACGACGAACTCACTCACCGTCGCATTGATCCTGACACCATCCGTCCCCACGAATACATGGCCACCCGCTATCTGCAACTGCAACACTCGAACAAACAGGGCAAAACCTCGGGCGACGGGCGTGGCATCTGGAACGGCACTGTTTACCATCGCGGTACGACCTGGGATGTTTCCAGCCGCGGCACGGGTGTGACGTGCCTTGCTCCAGGCGCCGTGGCGGCGCAAAAGCCACTAAAAACCGGCGGCACTGAATTTGGCTATGGCTGCGGTCTGGCTGAAATTGATGAACTGCTGGGCGCTTCGATTCTGGCTGAAGTGATGCACCTGCAAGGCGTGCGCACTGAACGTGTTTTGTGTGTGATTGATCTGGGCAAAGGTTACGGCATTGGCGTTCGTGCGGCTCAAAACCTGATCCGTCCGGCCCACTTGTTCCTTTATCTGAAGCAAGAGCGTCTGGATAACCTGAAATCTGCCACAGACTATCTGATTGACCGTCAGGTGATGAACAAAGCCTGGGATATTAAACCCAAAGGCAGCGCCAAATACGATGAAATGCTGCATGAAGTATCCAAGGCCTTCGGTGAATTCACCGCCCTGCTGGATACGGACTATATCTTTGCGTGGCTTGACTGGGACGGTGACAACGTTCTGGCTGATGCCGGCATCATTGATTATGGCAGTGTTCGTCAGTTTGGTATTCGCCATGACAAATACCGCTATGATGACGTGGAAAGATTCTCGACCAATCTGAACGAGCAAAAACAAAAAGCCCGTCTGATTGTGCAGGTCTTTGCGCAAATGGTGGATTACCTTAAAACCAAAAAGAAAAAGCCTTTGCGTGAATTTGCCCACCACCCGGCGGTGCAGAACTTCAACAAGGTCTTTGATAACAAACGCGCCGAAAGACTTCTTTATCGCATGGGCTTTAATGAAACCCAGCGCAGTCATATTTTGGCCAAAGACGGTCTGTTTGCCCGCTTTGACAAAGAGTATTCATTCTTTGAAAGGTGCAAAGTCAGCGGCAATACCGAAAAAGTCGCTGACGGAGTAAATCACCCCGCGCTGTACAATATGCGCACGATCATGAGGGACTATCCAAAGTTCCTTCAGGACAGTCCGCTGCCTTTTGAAAAACGCTGGATGACTGAAAACAATTTCTTTAAGACGGTGCTGTCCGGTTTTGCCAAGAACCGTGATGCCCGCATGGGTGAAAAGCAGCGTCGTCATATTGAAAACTTCCAGTCCCTGTACCGCGAGCTGGTTCAGACGGCGGCTGGTAAAAACAAGCCCGAGCATATTCTTAAAGGCATTTCTGACCGCGCTGAAAAGCTGAATTCAGAAAAACGCATCACCGGCAACGCCCTGATCGAGATGGTTGAAGAAATCATCACCGAAAAGAAAAAGGGCCTGAGCATGGAGCAGATCCAGAAGATCATCGACAAGCTGGTCTTTGAACAAAACGGAATGCCGGAAATTCCAACAGGCCGTTTCTATAAGGAACTGCAACAGACCCCGGCGGTCAAAATGGATCTTTATGCCCGGCTGCTCAGTCTGGTGGAAGAACACAAGGAATCCATCTAA
- a CDS encoding FxsA family protein, whose amino-acid sequence MIMIPFPFIVAELVIFFLAVQEWGFLNTLGLYLLPCLLGFLIMTTVGRVALMSLQTSMMRGQQPGNKILHSGALFLSGLLFLIPSFFARVVAVVLFLPGLRHLAIWRFKTYMAKKMSQGSARVFNFGGGPFGFGAGMGGMGNGQANNGFRYYEFRNQGGGFEEVREEREIQAEVLDVTPLEITHEDSKPKEDK is encoded by the coding sequence ATGATCATGATTCCATTTCCATTCATCGTTGCAGAGCTGGTGATCTTTTTCCTGGCCGTGCAAGAGTGGGGTTTCCTGAACACGCTGGGCCTGTACTTGCTGCCCTGCCTGCTGGGCTTCCTGATCATGACCACCGTAGGCCGCGTGGCTTTGATGAGCCTGCAAACCTCCATGATGCGCGGGCAACAACCCGGAAATAAAATCCTTCATTCCGGCGCTTTGTTCCTGTCAGGTTTGCTGTTCCTGATTCCAAGCTTCTTCGCCCGAGTCGTTGCAGTGGTTTTGTTCCTTCCAGGTCTTCGCCATCTGGCCATCTGGAGATTCAAAACCTACATGGCCAAAAAAATGTCCCAGGGCTCTGCCAGAGTCTTCAATTTCGGCGGCGGACCTTTCGGCTTCGGCGCAGGAATGGGCGGCATGGGTAACGGCCAAGCCAACAACGGCTTCCGCTACTACGAATTCAGAAATCAAGGCGGCGGCTTCGAAGAAGTAAGAGAAGAACGCGAAATTCAGGCCGAAGTATTGGACGTAACACCTCTAGAGATCACCCACGAAGACAGCAAACCAAAAGAAGACAAATAA
- a CDS encoding putative glycolipid-binding domain-containing protein, whose protein sequence is MQVQDVVWESLKGVGFEHLVLKTAGDNIFADSLLVYPDSAGKLQRIKYSITMDDSYSVQNFHVQSLTHPNQKVGVSDLIDSLFVDIFPSPFTNTLPIQWMRSQFLQVYEIEVTWVDALQFKTKKASQRYTELKNTPEQSIYRFESIDAKTKEVHFSADLTVDKDCLVLEYPGYFRRRL, encoded by the coding sequence ATGCAAGTGCAGGACGTTGTATGGGAATCCCTGAAGGGAGTCGGGTTTGAACATCTGGTGCTGAAAACAGCCGGAGATAACATCTTCGCTGACTCCCTGCTGGTTTACCCTGATTCAGCCGGAAAACTTCAGCGCATCAAGTACAGCATCACCATGGATGATTCCTACAGCGTACAGAACTTTCACGTGCAGTCGTTAACCCATCCGAACCAAAAGGTCGGCGTTTCGGACCTGATTGATTCCCTGTTTGTGGATATTTTTCCGTCTCCATTCACCAACACCCTGCCAATTCAATGGATGCGCTCGCAGTTTTTGCAAGTCTATGAAATTGAAGTGACCTGGGTTGATGCTTTGCAGTTTAAAACCAAAAAAGCCAGCCAGCGATATACCGAACTGAAGAACACACCGGAACAAAGCATCTATCGCTTTGAATCCATCGATGCCAAAACAAAAGAGGTCCACTTCAGCGCGGACCTCACAGTGGATAAAGACTGTCTAGTGCTGGAATATCCAGGCTACTTCCGTCGTCGCCTTTAA